In the Bremerella alba genome, one interval contains:
- a CDS encoding acyl-CoA desaturase, with the protein MASVSRLTLRQEKPPGAVPSKIWWPYVLGIGGMHMLALLAFWPWLFSWSGVASVLIGHHLFGMLGLTVGYHRLLTHRSFQCPRWLEHTFAVLGVCCLQDTPARWVATHRLHHQHSDQTHDPHSPLVNFMWGQMGWLMVTNRDVARLSHLERYAKDLMRDPFYMWLERSQRWTIVFMAHVVVIFAIGAFIGWLSGGPAEVWRMGLSLLVWGVAVRTVFVWHVTWAVNSLTHMWGYQTYSTSDNSRNNWLVGLLSHGEGWHNNHHALPTAAAHGRRWWELDLSYRLICLLERVGLAWNVSRPEARSERILAPENAR; encoded by the coding sequence ATGGCCAGCGTGTCGCGTTTGACTTTGCGTCAGGAAAAGCCGCCTGGTGCTGTTCCGTCGAAAATCTGGTGGCCGTATGTCCTCGGAATTGGCGGGATGCATATGCTGGCGCTATTGGCTTTCTGGCCGTGGCTGTTTAGCTGGTCAGGGGTGGCCTCGGTGCTGATCGGACATCACCTGTTTGGCATGCTGGGATTGACGGTGGGGTACCATCGTTTGTTAACGCATCGAAGTTTTCAATGCCCGCGTTGGCTGGAACATACCTTTGCCGTGCTGGGCGTGTGCTGTTTGCAGGATACGCCGGCCCGCTGGGTCGCCACGCATCGGCTGCATCATCAACACTCGGACCAAACCCACGACCCGCATAGCCCGCTGGTCAATTTCATGTGGGGGCAGATGGGCTGGCTGATGGTGACCAACCGAGACGTCGCGCGGCTCTCGCACTTGGAACGATATGCGAAGGACTTAATGCGTGATCCGTTTTATATGTGGTTAGAACGATCGCAGCGCTGGACGATTGTTTTCATGGCCCACGTTGTGGTGATCTTCGCCATCGGAGCATTCATCGGTTGGCTGAGCGGCGGTCCGGCCGAGGTTTGGCGAATGGGATTGAGCCTGCTTGTGTGGGGCGTGGCCGTGCGGACAGTCTTTGTATGGCATGTCACGTGGGCGGTAAACTCGCTGACGCACATGTGGGGTTACCAAACTTATTCAACCAGCGACAACAGCCGCAATAACTGGCTGGTCGGCCTTTTGTCGCACGGCGAAGGATGGCACAACAACCACCATGCCTTGCCTACTGCCGCAGCCCACGGGCGAAGGTGGTGGGAACTCGATTTGTCGTACCGCTTGATCTGCTTGTTGGAACGCGTGGGCTTGGCGTGGAACGTCTCGCGACCAGAAGCTCGAAGCGAGCGAATATTAGCGCCGGAGAATGCCCGGTAG
- a CDS encoding phosphotransferase enzyme family protein encodes MDPNHLPVDDSSAYHYALDQCVDHWGLVLEKTSLIRDGINHVYGSETRDGAPVIVRISNGAVRTRAELSGELLWLAHLRKNGCTVTNPIASRRDELLETIELDDAVLHVACFERFPGKHLEKTSTDQWNDDLLLDLGRQIGRIHRMSDAFQLPPDKDRKQWYEIDETTFPDPLPSAYNREVVEIMQAFLNNIRQRPAQPRHYGLVHRDLHAGNFLVDAGKIEIIDFDLGCYGWRTMDFATLLFARYYFPSISVPDASPKTAGKCLALLVQGYREEYTLDDQQLETVADMILIHSTLNYVIVRPAIEHWQSAISECKSSVAESMTWLEQLWLHGHPLELDLSEV; translated from the coding sequence TTGGACCCCAATCATTTACCTGTCGATGATTCCTCTGCTTATCATTACGCGCTAGACCAGTGCGTCGATCACTGGGGCCTGGTCCTCGAAAAGACCTCGCTCATTCGCGATGGCATCAATCATGTCTATGGCAGCGAAACCCGTGACGGGGCCCCGGTCATCGTGCGGATTTCCAACGGGGCCGTACGCACTCGGGCCGAACTTTCAGGCGAGCTGCTGTGGCTAGCCCATCTGCGGAAAAACGGCTGCACGGTAACCAACCCAATCGCGTCTCGTCGTGACGAACTGTTGGAAACCATCGAGCTCGACGACGCCGTCTTGCACGTGGCCTGCTTCGAGCGTTTCCCCGGCAAGCATCTCGAGAAGACCTCGACCGACCAGTGGAACGACGACCTTCTGCTCGACCTGGGTCGCCAAATTGGTCGTATCCATCGCATGTCCGACGCCTTCCAGCTGCCGCCGGATAAGGACCGCAAGCAGTGGTACGAAATCGACGAGACCACCTTCCCCGATCCCCTGCCGTCGGCATACAACCGGGAAGTCGTCGAAATCATGCAGGCCTTTCTCAACAACATCCGCCAGCGACCGGCGCAGCCACGGCATTACGGCCTGGTGCATCGCGATCTGCACGCTGGCAATTTCCTGGTCGACGCCGGCAAGATCGAGATCATCGATTTCGACCTCGGCTGCTACGGCTGGCGAACGATGGATTTCGCCACGCTTCTGTTTGCTCGTTATTACTTCCCCAGCATCAGCGTGCCGGACGCTTCGCCGAAAACAGCCGGCAAGTGCCTGGCCCTCCTCGTTCAAGGCTACCGCGAAGAGTACACGCTCGACGACCAGCAACTGGAAACGGTCGCCGACATGATCTTGATCCACAGCACGCTTAACTACGTCATCGTCCGCCCTGCGATCGAACACTGGCAAAGCGCCATCTCCGAATGCAAAAGCTCGGTCGCCGAAAGCATGACCTGGCTCGAACAGCTTTGGCTCCACGGACATCCGTTGGAACTCGATCTCAGCGAGGTCTAG
- a CDS encoding sialidase family protein, producing MVRCLILCLTLGSVSLAVSPLFAADNPQAEIISVEKIWDQAPHNAFTDLVRFQDRWFCVFREGQKHVSKDGALRVLSSVDGKNWKSAALITSDTADLRDAKISVTPDGRLCLAGAGALHQPAAAKHQSYVWYSDDGTDWSTPTEVGDPNFWLWRIAWHNGNAYGIGYGTSGARAARFYKSTDGKTFEQVGQDFEIDGYMNETGLVFLEDDTALCLIRRDGKPNDALLGTSKPPYSDWQWKSTNTYVGGPQLVKLDDGRFIVGGRSRTHGAKTTVWELEPKTATLTPLADLPSGGDTSYPGIVDHDRKLWVSYYSSHEGKTSIYLAKLKLPETPSSK from the coding sequence ATGGTTCGTTGTTTGATTTTATGCCTGACCTTAGGGTCTGTCAGCCTCGCCGTTTCCCCGCTGTTCGCGGCAGATAATCCTCAGGCCGAAATAATCAGCGTCGAGAAGATCTGGGACCAAGCTCCTCATAATGCATTCACTGATTTGGTCCGTTTCCAAGACCGATGGTTCTGTGTCTTTCGTGAGGGCCAAAAGCATGTTTCCAAGGATGGTGCTTTGCGTGTTCTAAGTTCGGTTGATGGAAAGAACTGGAAATCGGCGGCGCTAATAACCTCGGACACTGCCGACCTACGCGATGCGAAGATTTCCGTCACTCCTGATGGGCGACTATGCCTTGCCGGTGCAGGTGCCCTGCATCAACCGGCCGCCGCTAAGCACCAATCGTATGTTTGGTACTCGGATGACGGCACAGACTGGAGCACTCCGACCGAAGTCGGCGACCCGAACTTCTGGCTTTGGCGAATTGCCTGGCACAATGGCAATGCCTACGGAATTGGTTATGGCACCTCAGGTGCCCGAGCCGCTCGTTTTTACAAGAGCACCGACGGAAAGACTTTTGAACAGGTTGGCCAAGACTTTGAGATCGACGGCTACATGAACGAGACCGGACTCGTGTTTCTTGAGGACGATACGGCCCTCTGCCTTATTCGCCGAGATGGCAAGCCCAACGATGCGTTACTGGGCACATCCAAACCACCCTATTCTGACTGGCAGTGGAAGAGCACAAACACCTACGTCGGCGGTCCACAACTCGTAAAGCTCGACGATGGCCGTTTCATCGTTGGCGGACGAAGCCGTACTCATGGAGCGAAAACTACTGTCTGGGAACTCGAACCCAAAACAGCCACGCTAACCCCCCTGGCAGACCTTCCATCCGGAGGCGATACGAGCTACCCCGGAATTGTCGATCACGATCGCAAACTGTGGGTTAGCTACTACTCGTCTCACGAAGGCAAAACGTCCATTTACCTTGCCAAACTAAAGCTGCCTGAAACGCCTTCGTCGAAGTAG